In Paenibacillus sp. FSL R7-0345, a single window of DNA contains:
- a CDS encoding AraC family transcriptional regulator gives MLNQRSNGNYSFEEGLPIAVYTVGTELQLPITRLEGYSAHQLLFTFSGTGKFRLLGQEHWDILQPGSLLYVPAKLPNEYRPLFNTPWHVGYVSYLEGAEGMLKSWGFGAQPFTCSLQNVAEFLPFIHDIWMNSGLDPKPWKSTEMLILLCLKLLKQIHRNRHGQQSVSFRKVQETVVESTIRFMHDHLGRRITMDELSEHAGYSSKQLTRIFQQEMHQTPTRYLQNFRLKTANLLLIDNPELNVRQVAATVGLEPVYFSKLYRRYYGYTPSLTPAPTKQDLD, from the coding sequence ATGTTAAATCAAAGAAGTAATGGAAACTACTCATTTGAGGAAGGCTTACCCATTGCTGTTTATACAGTAGGAACAGAATTACAACTGCCGATTACCAGACTGGAGGGCTACTCGGCCCATCAGTTATTATTTACGTTTTCAGGAACAGGAAAATTCAGACTTCTTGGACAAGAGCATTGGGACATTTTGCAGCCGGGCTCATTGCTCTATGTACCTGCTAAACTTCCTAATGAATATCGTCCACTCTTTAACACACCCTGGCATGTCGGTTATGTCAGCTATCTGGAAGGCGCTGAAGGCATGTTAAAGAGCTGGGGCTTTGGTGCACAGCCCTTCACTTGTAGCTTACAAAATGTTGCTGAATTCCTTCCATTTATTCACGACATATGGATGAACTCCGGGCTTGATCCTAAGCCATGGAAGTCAACAGAAATGCTCATTCTCCTGTGTCTGAAGCTGTTAAAACAGATCCATCGGAACAGACATGGTCAGCAATCTGTATCGTTTAGAAAAGTTCAAGAGACCGTTGTCGAGAGTACCATTCGTTTTATGCATGATCATTTGGGGCGCCGGATTACAATGGACGAGCTGTCTGAGCATGCGGGATACTCTTCAAAGCAGCTCACTCGTATTTTCCAACAAGAAATGCATCAGACACCAACAAGATATCTTCAAAATTTTCGATTAAAAACGGCAAACTTACTCTTAATCGACAATCCAGAATTGAATGTCCGCCAGGTTGCAGCTACTGTTGGACTGGAGCCGGTGTACTTTTCGAAATTGTATCGCCGTTATTATGGATATACCCCTTCCCTTACTCCTGCTCCAACCAAACAGGATCTGGATTGA
- a CDS encoding glycoside hydrolase family 2 TIM barrel-domain containing protein, producing the protein MSPYYQSLNGVWKFKYFNSISDVHEPLYLESTDSSTWDQLLVPSCWQIHGYDQMHYLNYHYPIPNDPPFVPDSNPAGFYTRKFNLPSTWEANKEQFIVFEGVNSCFYLWINGTFVGYSQGSRMPAEFNVGSYLRSGVNHVSVLVLKWCDGTYIEDQDMWRFNGIFRDVYLLARDKHHIRDVFNRQIHTSDYGRATLLTDVETTGPLEVTARLYNASGTLIAESAASIAASGTLEMNVDYPELWSAENPVLYRLYVSAGEELLTFQVGFRTVEVKEGVFLINSRPVKLKGVNRHDSHPELGQTIPMKAMREDLLVMKRHNINTIRASHYPNDPRFLELCNEYGFYVMDEADLESHGTGQAYEFKHGSFHYLSADPLWLEAFKERAVRMVERDKNQPSVVIWSLGNESGYSLNHIAMAKWTRERDTSRPIHYECTAPEMLGHSDISCLDMESKMYATVQDLEEYAADDKNTLPMFLCEYSHAMGNSSGDLNDYWKVIYKYPKLMGGCVWEWCDHGMLVKTEDGQSYYAYGGDLGDDDRPNDGNFCIDGLVYPDRTPHTGLLELKQIIAPVRVSVKDLEAGIFEVSNYYDFVDLSHISLHWKIEREGILKEQGNIWSLDVKARQSEPIQLPYTLSSDQGYSQVTLSFRLNQDTAWAEIGHEVAFAQFSSAAPARRMLLNNIIKKTVHHQLDAEEENGFLVLQGSDFRYRFSLDLGTFVGIARHGLEMLDAPITYSIWRAPIDNDMHIVHKWRAEGYDRVQTKIYECQWEQISSSLVQITVSFSLAASNRNTVMRGTTTWSVRADGTIVSSIQVKVRENFVFLPRFGLEITMPKGNNEVEYFGLGPHESYVDKKHSVRRGRYENKVKQMHEDYIMPQENGSRYDTEWAIVSNSLGMGLMFYTDEPFSFNASKYSMQDLEQAKHNYELKEREQTYVHLDYKMSGIGSASCIVELVDEYQLKEKDIEFSITILPIFKEDEGVYLQQNASY; encoded by the coding sequence ATGTCCCCTTATTATCAATCACTCAACGGTGTATGGAAGTTTAAATACTTTAACAGCATTAGTGACGTACATGAACCTCTTTATCTGGAGAGCACGGACAGCAGTACATGGGATCAGTTACTTGTACCGTCTTGCTGGCAGATTCACGGTTATGATCAAATGCATTATCTTAACTATCATTATCCGATTCCCAATGACCCGCCTTTTGTACCAGATAGTAATCCTGCCGGATTTTACACCCGCAAATTCAATTTGCCTTCCACGTGGGAAGCCAATAAAGAGCAGTTTATTGTATTTGAAGGCGTCAATTCCTGCTTTTATTTATGGATCAACGGTACATTTGTCGGTTACAGTCAAGGAAGCCGTATGCCGGCAGAGTTCAATGTAGGCTCCTATCTGCGTTCCGGTGTTAATCACGTTTCCGTTCTGGTGTTGAAATGGTGTGATGGAACCTACATTGAAGATCAGGATATGTGGCGCTTCAACGGTATTTTTCGGGATGTGTACCTGCTGGCCAGGGACAAGCATCATATAAGAGATGTGTTTAACCGCCAGATTCACACCTCCGACTATGGAAGGGCTACACTCCTTACGGACGTTGAGACGACCGGACCGCTTGAAGTAACGGCCAGGCTCTATAATGCATCGGGCACATTGATTGCGGAATCTGCAGCCTCTATTGCCGCATCAGGAACATTGGAGATGAATGTGGACTACCCTGAGCTCTGGAGCGCCGAAAATCCTGTCCTTTACCGTTTATATGTGTCGGCGGGTGAAGAGTTATTAACTTTTCAGGTGGGGTTCCGCACGGTTGAGGTGAAAGAAGGGGTCTTCCTCATCAATAGCCGTCCTGTCAAGCTAAAAGGAGTCAACCGGCACGATTCGCATCCAGAGCTTGGACAAACCATTCCAATGAAGGCTATGCGTGAGGATCTGCTCGTTATGAAGCGTCATAATATCAATACAATTCGGGCTTCGCATTACCCGAATGATCCCCGTTTCCTTGAATTATGTAATGAATACGGCTTCTATGTCATGGACGAAGCTGACCTAGAGAGCCATGGAACAGGACAAGCCTATGAATTTAAGCATGGCTCGTTTCATTATCTGTCGGCGGACCCCTTATGGCTTGAGGCTTTTAAAGAGCGTGCCGTCCGTATGGTCGAACGGGACAAAAATCAGCCGTCAGTTGTTATCTGGTCGCTTGGCAATGAATCCGGTTACAGCCTTAATCACATTGCCATGGCTAAATGGACGAGGGAGAGAGATACTTCGCGACCTATTCACTATGAATGTACGGCTCCTGAAATGCTGGGACATTCCGACATCTCCTGTCTGGATATGGAGAGCAAGATGTACGCAACCGTGCAGGATCTGGAGGAATACGCGGCAGATGACAAAAATACACTGCCAATGTTCCTGTGTGAATATAGTCATGCTATGGGCAACAGCTCGGGTGACCTCAATGATTATTGGAAGGTTATCTACAAGTATCCCAAACTGATGGGCGGCTGTGTCTGGGAATGGTGTGACCACGGAATGCTGGTAAAGACTGAGGATGGCCAGTCCTATTATGCTTATGGAGGCGATCTGGGTGATGATGATCGGCCTAATGACGGGAATTTCTGTATTGATGGGCTTGTTTACCCGGATCGTACCCCGCATACCGGATTGCTGGAGCTCAAACAGATTATTGCTCCAGTACGCGTGAGCGTTAAAGACCTGGAAGCCGGTATCTTTGAGGTTTCCAATTACTATGATTTCGTTGATCTCTCGCATATTTCCCTGCATTGGAAAATCGAACGGGAAGGAATACTGAAGGAGCAAGGAAACATCTGGAGTCTTGACGTCAAGGCTCGACAGAGCGAACCGATTCAATTGCCATATACGTTGTCGAGTGATCAAGGATATTCTCAGGTTACGCTTTCTTTCAGGCTTAATCAGGATACAGCGTGGGCAGAGATTGGCCACGAGGTTGCTTTTGCCCAATTTTCTTCAGCTGCGCCAGCCCGGCGGATGCTTCTAAATAATATCATCAAAAAAACAGTCCACCATCAGCTTGATGCGGAAGAAGAGAACGGCTTCCTTGTTCTGCAAGGGTCTGATTTCCGCTACCGTTTCAGCCTGGATCTGGGGACCTTTGTTGGCATTGCCCGCCATGGGCTGGAGATGCTGGATGCGCCAATCACCTACTCCATCTGGCGGGCGCCAATTGACAATGATATGCACATCGTCCATAAGTGGCGTGCGGAAGGATATGACCGGGTTCAGACAAAGATATACGAGTGCCAATGGGAACAGATCAGCAGCTCTCTGGTACAAATTACGGTCAGCTTCAGTCTTGCCGCCTCCAACCGGAATACGGTAATGCGCGGAACGACGACCTGGTCCGTTCGAGCCGACGGTACTATTGTCTCCTCCATTCAAGTGAAGGTAAGAGAAAATTTTGTCTTTCTTCCCCGCTTTGGTCTCGAGATCACGATGCCGAAGGGGAACAATGAGGTGGAATACTTCGGACTCGGACCTCACGAAAGCTATGTAGACAAAAAGCACAGTGTTCGAAGAGGACGTTACGAAAATAAGGTCAAGCAAATGCATGAGGATTACATTATGCCGCAGGAAAACGGATCGCGTTATGATACAGAGTGGGCGATTGTCTCCAATTCATTGGGGATGGGGCTTATGTTCTATACGGATGAACCGTTCTCGTTCAATGCGTCCAAATACAGCATGCAGGATCTTGAACAAGCGAAGCATAATTATGAATTGAAGGAGAGAGAACAGACTTACGTTCACCTGGACTACAAGATGAGCGGCATTGGTTCTGCATCCTGTATTGTCGAACTGGTAGACGAGTATCAGTTGAAAGAGAAGGATATTGAATTTAGTATCACAATATTACCGATTTTCAAAGAGGACGAAGGGGTCTATCTTCAACAAAATGCTTCTTATTAA
- a CDS encoding glycoside hydrolase N-terminal domain-containing protein: MWFKQPAHIWEEALPIGNGTLGGMIFGGIDAERIQLNEDSLWYGGPSDRNNPDALTQLPRIRELLLQGRPQEAQRLAALSLSGIPESQRHYMPLGDLHLNVRAGQEEPESYRRELDLEKGVVRIQYCQDGIQYRREMFASYPDGVIVIRLGADTPGSISADIRLGGVRNRHLDGIARLDEHTLQMYGRAGGEGGVRYAAAVHAQTEGGTVQLLGETLVVEKADSVVIKLATATSYRSEDPAEACRELLKHASELSYGELLSRHLEDYGRLFGRILIELGQRKAELEAMPTDVRLKQVAEGGTDEGLLALYFQFGRYLLIASSRPGSLPANLQGIWNEHLSPPWDSKYTININAQMNYWPAEICNLAECHEPLFDLIERMREPGRRTAQVMYGCDGFVAHHNTDLWGDTAPQDVYLPATYWPMGAAWLCTHLWEHYLFSGNREFLQKAYETMKEAASFFLDFLTELPDGRLVTSPSVSPENTYILPNGQSGTLCIGPAMDSQILNLLFEGCIEAARTLEIDEEFRELLAGTKLRLPGIQVGQHGQIMEWMEDYEEAELGHRHISHLFALYPGAQITPRTTPEWSQAARVTLERRLENGGGHTGWSRAWLINFWARLEDGETTYQNLLALLRHSTLPNLFDNHPPFQIDGNFGATAGIAEALLQSHSDVIHILPALPKAWNEGRITGLRARGGCEVDIEWSPVGRFTARIRPSLSARQQVRSGLIELIREQSGAVLESVALSEDVHEVRLEAGIEYTVEGMFKR; this comes from the coding sequence ATGTGGTTCAAGCAACCGGCCCATATTTGGGAGGAAGCGCTCCCGATCGGAAATGGTACGCTGGGTGGAATGATCTTTGGCGGTATAGATGCAGAGCGCATTCAACTGAATGAGGACAGTCTGTGGTACGGGGGACCTTCTGATCGCAATAATCCTGATGCATTGACGCAGCTTCCGCGCATCCGGGAGCTGCTTCTTCAAGGGCGGCCGCAGGAAGCGCAGCGCCTCGCTGCATTGTCTTTATCCGGCATTCCGGAATCCCAGCGGCATTATATGCCACTAGGCGACTTGCATTTGAATGTGCGAGCTGGACAGGAAGAGCCTGAATCGTACCGTCGCGAGCTGGATCTTGAGAAGGGCGTTGTGCGAATTCAATACTGCCAAGACGGCATACAGTACCGTCGCGAGATGTTCGCCTCCTACCCCGATGGAGTTATCGTTATCCGGCTGGGTGCCGATACACCCGGATCGATATCTGCGGATATCCGGTTAGGCGGTGTACGTAACCGGCATCTGGATGGTATAGCCCGCCTGGATGAGCATACCTTGCAGATGTACGGGCGAGCCGGCGGAGAAGGCGGAGTCAGATATGCTGCTGCAGTCCATGCACAGACCGAGGGCGGTACCGTGCAGCTTCTCGGTGAAACGCTGGTTGTCGAGAAGGCGGATAGTGTGGTTATTAAGCTCGCTACGGCCACTTCTTACCGCAGCGAAGATCCGGCGGAAGCATGCAGGGAGCTATTGAAGCATGCGTCTGAACTTTCCTATGGCGAGCTGCTTAGCCGGCATCTGGAGGATTACGGCAGACTGTTTGGCCGGATTTTAATTGAGCTTGGCCAGCGCAAGGCTGAACTTGAAGCAATGCCGACCGACGTACGCCTGAAGCAGGTCGCAGAAGGCGGTACGGATGAGGGACTATTGGCTCTGTATTTTCAATTCGGGCGATACCTACTCATTGCAAGCAGCCGTCCGGGTTCACTTCCCGCCAATCTGCAGGGAATCTGGAATGAACATCTGAGTCCTCCGTGGGACAGCAAGTATACCATCAACATTAATGCTCAAATGAATTATTGGCCTGCTGAAATATGCAATCTGGCTGAATGTCATGAACCTCTGTTCGATTTAATTGAACGGATGCGTGAGCCCGGGCGCCGAACGGCGCAGGTGATGTATGGCTGCGACGGCTTTGTAGCTCACCATAATACGGATCTATGGGGAGACACAGCGCCGCAGGACGTGTATTTACCGGCTACTTATTGGCCAATGGGGGCCGCATGGCTGTGTACTCATTTATGGGAGCACTATTTGTTTAGCGGAAACCGGGAGTTTCTGCAGAAGGCCTACGAGACAATGAAGGAAGCAGCCAGCTTCTTTCTTGACTTCCTGACAGAGCTTCCAGACGGAAGGCTGGTTACCAGTCCGTCCGTATCTCCTGAGAACACTTATATTCTGCCAAACGGCCAATCAGGCACGCTGTGTATCGGGCCGGCAATGGATAGCCAAATTCTGAATTTATTGTTCGAAGGCTGTATTGAGGCTGCCAGAACTCTGGAGATCGACGAGGAATTCCGGGAGCTTCTCGCCGGGACGAAGCTTCGTCTTCCAGGCATTCAGGTGGGGCAGCATGGCCAGATTATGGAATGGATGGAAGATTATGAAGAGGCTGAGCTGGGGCATAGGCATATCTCCCATTTGTTTGCGCTCTATCCTGGTGCACAAATTACGCCGCGTACAACCCCTGAATGGAGTCAGGCAGCCCGCGTTACGCTGGAACGCCGGCTGGAGAACGGCGGGGGTCATACCGGCTGGAGCCGGGCATGGCTTATTAATTTCTGGGCGCGTCTGGAGGATGGCGAGACCACTTATCAGAATCTGCTCGCGCTATTGCGTCACTCCACACTACCGAATCTGTTCGACAACCATCCACCGTTCCAGATTGACGGCAATTTTGGAGCCACAGCGGGAATAGCAGAGGCGCTGCTCCAGAGCCATTCGGACGTAATTCACATTCTCCCCGCCTTGCCTAAGGCCTGGAATGAAGGAAGGATTACGGGTCTCAGAGCGCGTGGGGGGTGTGAGGTTGATATTGAATGGTCACCGGTCGGCCGGTTCACAGCCCGGATTCGTCCTTCGCTGTCTGCGCGGCAGCAGGTCCGATCCGGTCTAATTGAGCTGATCCGGGAGCAGAGCGGGGCTGTGCTGGAATCCGTCGCTTTGTCCGAAGATGTACATGAAGTGCGGCTTGAGGCAGGTATCGAGTATACGGTTGAAGGGATGTTCAAGCGTTGA
- a CDS encoding glycoside hydrolase 43 family protein, protein MRDGHIFLNGGYPRLWGDQGDRTYCNLVLPADYSDPDVMRVGEDYYLAVSTFQQSGGVDILHSKDLVNWETVGHALEDVSKLGPHFNWDRMNNYGAGVFAPSLHYHDGQFWVFVNCYRGEAFWRATAKDPSGPWDARQLEDQYGRPLRIEPWTDPDAFWDDDGQAYLAAAYLGTHSLYLFRMSPDGTRLLDADVDNLPDSGMIFYQIEGTEGNKIFKRNGYYYLFNVDFQGRSPAGRGGYGKRSRHLYGTKEDGTPGGPGDIGRYEVFLLGHQFPSQGGFVDTPEGAWYFLGQYDDGGAAGRRVHLVTVHWLNDWPYMGELENGMPTGEMVRRHAKPVQGFPVCIPQGSDDLRAGLCRHAGIGTTSPVKGIGL, encoded by the coding sequence TTGAGAGATGGTCATATATTCCTGAATGGTGGTTATCCGCGGCTCTGGGGAGACCAGGGGGACAGGACCTATTGTAACCTGGTCCTGCCGGCGGATTACAGTGACCCTGACGTGATGCGTGTTGGCGAAGATTATTATCTGGCTGTCTCAACCTTCCAGCAATCGGGAGGGGTGGACATTCTCCATTCCAAGGACCTTGTGAATTGGGAGACGGTCGGGCACGCCCTTGAGGATGTCTCCAAGCTGGGTCCGCATTTTAACTGGGACCGGATGAATAATTACGGTGCCGGTGTGTTTGCGCCCTCCTTGCATTATCATGACGGACAATTCTGGGTGTTCGTCAACTGCTACCGGGGTGAAGCCTTCTGGAGGGCAACAGCGAAGGACCCTTCGGGTCCATGGGATGCGCGCCAATTGGAGGATCAGTATGGAAGGCCGCTTCGAATCGAGCCGTGGACGGATCCTGATGCATTCTGGGACGATGACGGACAGGCCTATCTTGCTGCCGCTTACTTGGGAACTCATTCGCTGTATTTATTCCGGATGAGTCCTGATGGAACCCGACTGCTGGACGCGGACGTTGATAATCTTCCAGACAGCGGGATGATATTTTATCAGATTGAGGGGACCGAGGGCAATAAAATCTTCAAACGAAACGGGTATTACTATCTGTTCAACGTTGATTTCCAGGGCCGTAGCCCCGCAGGTCGCGGCGGTTATGGCAAGCGGTCACGGCATTTATACGGGACAAAGGAAGACGGTACTCCAGGCGGTCCTGGTGACATCGGGCGCTATGAGGTGTTTTTACTAGGACATCAGTTTCCATCTCAAGGCGGATTTGTTGATACTCCCGAAGGAGCGTGGTATTTCCTGGGGCAATATGATGACGGGGGAGCTGCCGGCAGACGGGTTCATCTGGTTACTGTTCATTGGCTCAACGATTGGCCGTATATGGGTGAGCTGGAGAACGGCATGCCGACCGGAGAAATGGTGCGTCGCCATGCTAAGCCGGTCCAGGGCTTTCCGGTGTGTATTCCACAAGGCAGCGATGATTTGCGGGCGGGGTTATGTCGCCATGCTGGTATTGGAACCACCAGCCCCGTGAAGGGTATTGGTCTCTGA
- a CDS encoding hydroxyacid dehydrogenase, with protein MKGIFFADRSSPAFSQATFYEVFNEYTIERLSNLIEISPEILDRNRMSEMADTLAETELLFSSWGIGELTEQEIQTYFPKLKAVFYAAGTVKFFAQPFFNCGIRVFSSQAANAVPVAEFTLAHILLANKGAIPTFHKYGQDGYASAKAYAGRFEGNFESRVGILGAGRIGRKVIELLQPFDLDVLVYDRFLSDEDAAALGASRASLDLIFSTCGVISNHLADNPETRGLIHYEYLSQMNDYSTLINTGAGPQIPTPDLLAVLRENQTLTAVLDVTEPEPLPTEHPFFAMKNVILTPRISGSISNEVARMGEYMLEECEAFMKGHTLRYEILPEMLHTLG; from the coding sequence ATGAAGGGGATATTTTTTGCAGATAGATCAAGTCCTGCGTTCAGTCAAGCTACATTCTATGAGGTGTTTAACGAGTACACGATAGAGAGGTTGTCTAATCTAATTGAGATTTCACCAGAGATTCTGGACCGGAACAGGATGTCAGAGATGGCCGATACACTTGCAGAAACAGAATTGCTGTTCTCTTCATGGGGGATTGGAGAGCTAACGGAGCAGGAGATCCAAACCTACTTTCCGAAATTAAAGGCTGTATTCTATGCAGCAGGAACAGTTAAGTTTTTTGCACAGCCGTTCTTTAATTGTGGCATTCGCGTATTCAGCTCCCAGGCTGCTAATGCGGTGCCGGTAGCTGAATTTACGCTTGCGCATATTTTGCTTGCGAACAAGGGGGCAATTCCTACATTTCATAAATATGGACAAGATGGCTACGCGTCGGCAAAAGCCTATGCGGGCCGGTTTGAAGGGAATTTTGAGTCCCGTGTAGGTATCCTTGGCGCCGGGCGCATCGGCCGCAAGGTAATTGAACTGTTACAACCGTTTGATCTGGACGTGCTGGTATACGACCGTTTTCTATCTGATGAAGATGCGGCAGCTTTAGGAGCATCCCGGGCTTCACTTGATCTGATCTTTAGCACTTGTGGCGTTATTTCAAATCACCTGGCAGATAACCCTGAAACAAGAGGGCTGATTCATTATGAATACTTGAGCCAAATGAATGACTATTCAACCCTGATTAATACCGGCGCGGGACCGCAAATTCCAACGCCAGATCTGCTTGCTGTTCTCCGTGAGAATCAGACACTAACCGCCGTGCTGGATGTTACAGAGCCTGAGCCGCTTCCGACTGAACATCCCTTCTTTGCTATGAAGAATGTAATTTTGACACCAAGAATCTCCGGAAGCATCAGCAACGAGGTTGCCCGGATGGGGGAGTATATGCTGGAAGAATGCGAGGCTTTTATGAAAGGCCATACTTTGCGCTATGAGATCCTGCCGGAGATGCTTCACACACTGGGGTAA
- a CDS encoding helix-turn-helix transcriptional regulator — translation MVNHKDSSAFSEVIREALIYRLITFGMTPFHSEDSLAGIVRQIFPNRILIVFVLRIGGAHIKSSDLTLSLLAPIKERIRNRLVCEGVLCGDNLAAIVVNTEIWEEKYVTELKQELAEELMRLESRLKNSATLCIGIGSIINRVEELKFSYRQALAASEYQTLLGSRSVIEYAEIVNRETHKGEYPFDTEALLLHAVRGGQQERAVQLLNQFIQEIAKGTVRELHLSLLQLGSAIKRIPLPDEKGDGAEPLRLITLDQELLSANELERKLQLVRLEIEKRVHYKNQEEREKRVGITQTATNYIEQNYNRFDLSVESLAEHVGFSAGYIRRLFKDVYGCSPTEYIFNLRLDKAKQLLRETDQTAKIIAEEVGYGNIKYFYNTFKKNVGLTTFEYREQARKLPDPEGEREYPNL, via the coding sequence ATGGTCAACCATAAAGATTCTTCTGCGTTTTCGGAAGTAATAAGAGAAGCACTAATATACCGCTTAATCACATTTGGTATGACTCCTTTCCATTCGGAGGATTCTCTGGCCGGTATCGTCAGACAAATATTTCCCAATAGAATTTTAATAGTATTTGTATTAAGAATAGGCGGAGCCCACATCAAGTCCTCTGATCTGACATTGAGCCTGCTTGCACCGATTAAGGAGCGAATAAGAAATCGCCTTGTCTGTGAAGGTGTGCTGTGCGGTGATAATCTGGCCGCTATAGTTGTTAACACCGAGATTTGGGAGGAGAAGTACGTTACCGAGCTGAAGCAAGAACTTGCTGAAGAGTTAATGCGATTAGAGTCGCGGCTTAAGAATAGTGCAACCCTCTGTATTGGTATTGGTTCCATAATTAATCGTGTGGAAGAACTAAAGTTCAGTTATAGACAAGCTCTTGCAGCAAGTGAGTATCAAACGTTGTTAGGCAGTAGGTCAGTTATTGAGTACGCCGAAATTGTGAACCGTGAGACCCACAAAGGAGAGTATCCATTTGATACAGAGGCGCTCTTGCTTCACGCCGTCCGTGGTGGTCAACAAGAACGGGCAGTGCAACTGTTGAATCAATTTATCCAGGAGATTGCCAAGGGGACGGTTCGTGAGCTTCATTTAAGTCTGCTCCAATTGGGCTCTGCAATCAAACGCATACCATTGCCTGATGAGAAGGGGGATGGGGCGGAGCCGCTTCGTTTGATTACGCTGGATCAGGAGCTTTTGTCAGCAAATGAGCTTGAGCGAAAGCTTCAGCTGGTGAGGCTGGAAATTGAGAAGCGAGTCCATTACAAGAACCAAGAAGAACGCGAGAAAAGAGTCGGAATTACCCAAACTGCCACAAACTATATTGAGCAGAATTACAACCGCTTCGATCTGTCAGTTGAGTCATTGGCCGAGCATGTCGGATTTTCGGCGGGTTACATCAGAAGGCTGTTCAAGGACGTCTACGGTTGTTCACCTACAGAGTATATCTTTAATCTGCGGCTGGATAAAGCTAAGCAACTGCTGAGAGAAACCGATCAGACTGCGAAGATTATTGCAGAAGAGGTTGGATACGGCAACATCAAGTATTTTTATAACACCTTCAAAAAAAACGTGGGTTTGACTACATTTGAGTATCGGGAGCAGGCAAGAAAGCTTCCAGATCCTGAAGGGGAACGAGAATACCCTAATTTGTAG
- a CDS encoding glycoside hydrolase family 88 protein has translation MKNPGVEQWLSEVWSKLESKMSAECDRIGDRIPYIPEDGHYKVDMAEKDIYWWTNGFWPGMLWQMYGATGLEKYRLAAEGVELKLDAAFDGFEGLHHDVGFMWLHSAVASYRLTGNARSKVRGIHAANLLAGRYNPRGKFIRAWNDDCTGWIIIDSMMNIPILYWASREQNDPRFEYVARDHADTVLNRAIREDGSSNHIVVLDPENGDFVEAPGGQGYASGSSWSRGQSWALYGFALSYRHTKDERYLNAAKRIAHYFIANVSVTGYVPLVDFRAPKSPVYWDTTAGVCAACGLLEIAEWVPELEKTFYTDSAIAILQNIDEKFCNWNSDEDSIVAGGVAAYHSRNGDFDVPILYGDYFFIEAITRLLGKHTLLW, from the coding sequence GTGAAAAATCCTGGTGTGGAGCAATGGCTAAGCGAGGTCTGGAGCAAGCTTGAGTCCAAGATGTCGGCGGAGTGCGATAGAATTGGTGACAGAATCCCATACATTCCAGAGGATGGCCATTATAAAGTAGATATGGCGGAAAAGGATATCTATTGGTGGACAAACGGCTTTTGGCCCGGTATGTTGTGGCAGATGTATGGAGCGACTGGACTGGAGAAATACAGATTAGCTGCAGAAGGTGTAGAACTGAAGCTGGATGCTGCATTTGATGGTTTCGAGGGTCTGCACCATGACGTAGGGTTCATGTGGCTGCATTCGGCAGTAGCCAGCTATCGTCTGACCGGTAATGCCCGGTCCAAGGTGCGCGGTATTCATGCTGCGAATCTGCTCGCCGGCCGGTATAATCCGCGGGGGAAGTTCATTCGTGCCTGGAACGATGATTGTACAGGCTGGATTATCATTGATAGCATGATGAATATTCCGATTCTGTACTGGGCCAGCCGGGAACAGAATGATCCCCGTTTTGAATATGTAGCTAGAGACCATGCTGATACTGTACTGAACCGGGCGATTCGTGAAGACGGCTCCAGCAACCATATCGTTGTTCTTGATCCCGAGAACGGGGATTTTGTTGAAGCGCCGGGAGGACAGGGCTACGCTTCAGGCTCATCCTGGTCGCGTGGCCAGAGTTGGGCGCTGTACGGCTTTGCACTCAGTTACCGCCATACTAAAGACGAGCGGTATCTAAATGCCGCCAAGCGGATTGCGCATTATTTTATCGCAAATGTGTCAGTCACCGGCTATGTGCCGCTAGTTGATTTCAGAGCACCGAAAAGCCCGGTCTACTGGGATACAACGGCTGGAGTATGCGCTGCCTGTGGCCTGCTAGAAATTGCCGAATGGGTGCCAGAACTGGAGAAAACATTCTACACTGACTCAGCCATAGCTATTCTGCAGAACATCGATGAGAAATTTTGTAATTGGAATTCAGATGAAGATTCCATTGTAGCTGGAGGGGTTGCCGCCTACCATAGCCGCAACGGTGATTTCGACGTTCCAATTTTATATGGAGATTATTTCTTTATTGAAGCCATTACTCGCCTTTTGGGCAAACATACTCTACTATGGTAG